A stretch of the Candidatus Jettenia sp. AMX2 genome encodes the following:
- a CDS encoding ATP-binding protein: MRINTRLQMVLFLICSILLSITGFLVWNHVNDTQPGLFIQILAGISILVLFLSHGMLRSTAKSIRELKKGTEIIGNGNLNYRIRLQSKDELGQLALSFNKMTESLQKTTISRDYSDSIIQSIIGGLIILSPDWNIKDVNNATCEMLGYEENELIGTSIDKILAEVSKFKREGMKDLTDNGFVKNAEGVFLSKDGGHIPVLFSGSVMHNSGTVSGMVFVVLDITEQKRIGAKQIQLLSELKSANRELNDFAYVVSHDLKAPLRSISSLAGWIVSDYGDRFDDEGKKQMDLLINRVHRMNALIEGILQYSRAGRVKEEKGEMNLNTIVKNVIDLINPPKNIEITIQNELPVISCESICIEQVFQNLLSNAVKYTDKPEGKIQIACCREGSYWRFSIADNGPGIEEKYFEKIFQIFQKLKSRDEVEGTGIGLSIVKKIVGMYGGKVWLESKVGYGSTFFFTLPVHSGQVKKANT; encoded by the coding sequence ATGCGCATAAATACAAGATTACAGATGGTTTTGTTTTTGATCTGTTCTATCCTGCTGTCAATTACGGGATTTCTTGTATGGAACCATGTCAATGATACTCAGCCTGGACTCTTTATTCAGATACTTGCCGGTATATCGATACTCGTGCTTTTTCTTTCTCACGGAATGCTCCGAAGTACGGCAAAATCCATTCGTGAACTTAAAAAGGGAACAGAAATTATTGGAAATGGTAATTTGAACTACAGGATAAGACTTCAATCAAAGGATGAATTGGGACAACTGGCATTATCTTTTAACAAAATGACAGAAAGTTTACAAAAAACGACAATTTCAAGGGATTATTCTGACAGCATTATTCAATCGATTATCGGCGGCCTTATAATCCTTTCTCCTGATTGGAATATCAAAGATGTTAATAATGCCACCTGTGAAATGTTAGGGTATGAAGAAAATGAACTGATTGGGACATCAATAGATAAAATTCTTGCTGAGGTCTCTAAATTCAAGCGGGAAGGAATGAAGGATTTAACCGATAATGGTTTTGTTAAAAATGCTGAAGGTGTTTTTCTCTCAAAAGATGGCGGACATATACCTGTTTTGTTTTCAGGTTCGGTAATGCATAATTCAGGTACTGTCAGCGGAATGGTATTTGTAGTCCTTGATATTACAGAACAGAAACGGATAGGAGCAAAACAAATTCAGCTTCTCAGCGAGTTAAAGAGCGCTAACCGTGAATTGAATGATTTTGCGTATGTGGTATCACATGACCTGAAAGCGCCGCTGCGTTCAATCAGTTCACTTGCCGGTTGGATTGTAAGCGATTATGGAGACCGGTTTGATGATGAGGGAAAAAAGCAGATGGATTTGCTGATCAACAGGGTACATCGCATGAATGCCCTTATTGAAGGCATTCTGCAATACTCGCGGGCTGGCCGTGTGAAGGAGGAAAAGGGTGAAATGAATTTAAATACCATTGTGAAGAATGTCATTGACTTAATCAATCCCCCAAAAAATATTGAAATAACGATTCAAAATGAACTTCCTGTGATTTCCTGTGAATCAATATGTATTGAGCAGGTTTTTCAAAATTTACTTAGCAATGCTGTAAAATATACCGATAAACCTGAAGGAAAAATTCAGATTGCCTGCTGCAGGGAAGGCAGCTATTGGAGATTTAGTATCGCGGATAATGGCCCCGGTATAGAAGAAAAATATTTTGAAAAAATATTTCAAATATTTCAAAAACTGAAATCACGCGACGAAGTTGAAGGTACAGGTATCGGTCTTTCTATCGTAAAAAAGATTGTCGGGATGTACGGAGGAAAAGTCTGGCTGGAATCAAAAGTTGGTTATGGAAGCACTTTCTTTTTTACGCTTCCGGTTCATTCGGGTCAGGTAAAAAAGGCAAATACATGA
- a CDS encoding type II secretion system F family protein, with translation MPVFQYNAVNAKGKTVKDKIEASGSDDAVVKIRALGYFPTDIREVIPHRKGRKKSAAIAAVPGKATEKASILDISFGGVKSKYLTLFTRQLSTLQDAGLPIIRGLKILSSQMKKGLLKKTILKVIDDIEGGSTLSGAFARHPKVFDKLYVSIVRAGEVSGTLDIILKRLADFREKMERLIRKIISAMIYPCVVMLVAAGILVGLMIFIIPNFAAIFEELNLDLPAPTRMLITFSAMLKAQWMLIPSVPAGTFVLYKTLGKIKKIRLLIDKTKFKLPVIGPIINKSAISRLTRTLATLLSSGVPILDALMNVKEASGNAAVAKAVQQIHDSVRGGESITKPLGESKICDEIVVNMIEVGEETGKLDQMLIKVSDNYDDEVDRAVEAMVSLIEPVMIVFLGGSVGFIVIAMFVPLIKLMQGIG, from the coding sequence ATGCCAGTTTTTCAATACAATGCTGTTAATGCAAAGGGAAAGACGGTTAAAGACAAAATTGAGGCATCCGGTTCTGATGATGCCGTTGTAAAGATCCGTGCGCTCGGGTATTTCCCGACCGACATCAGGGAGGTCATACCACACCGGAAAGGGAGGAAGAAATCCGCAGCCATTGCTGCCGTTCCCGGTAAAGCCACTGAGAAAGCAAGTATTCTGGACATCTCCTTTGGAGGGGTTAAATCAAAATATCTCACCCTGTTCACACGGCAACTGTCAACACTCCAGGATGCAGGACTGCCTATCATACGCGGTTTAAAAATACTTTCATCACAAATGAAGAAGGGACTACTGAAAAAAACAATCCTGAAGGTAATTGATGATATCGAAGGGGGTAGTACACTTTCCGGTGCGTTTGCCAGACATCCGAAGGTTTTCGACAAATTATATGTTAGCATAGTAAGGGCAGGGGAAGTAAGCGGGACCCTGGATATTATCCTGAAAAGATTGGCTGATTTCCGTGAAAAAATGGAACGGCTTATCAGGAAGATAATCAGTGCCATGATATATCCATGTGTTGTTATGCTTGTTGCTGCAGGAATTCTCGTAGGGCTTATGATTTTTATTATCCCGAATTTTGCAGCAATATTTGAAGAGCTAAACCTTGATTTACCCGCCCCTACAAGAATGCTCATCACGTTTAGTGCTATGTTAAAGGCACAATGGATGCTCATCCCTTCTGTTCCTGCGGGCACGTTCGTTCTTTATAAAACCCTGGGAAAAATAAAGAAGATACGGTTATTGATCGATAAGACGAAATTTAAGTTGCCGGTAATAGGACCAATTATCAACAAGTCTGCCATTTCAAGGCTTACCCGCACTCTTGCGACATTATTGTCCAGCGGCGTACCAATCCTGGATGCCCTTATGAATGTTAAGGAGGCATCAGGAAATGCTGCCGTGGCAAAAGCCGTCCAGCAAATTCATGATAGTGTAAGGGGGGGGGAAAGTATTACGAAACCACTCGGCGAGTCGAAAATATGTGATGAAATCGTGGTGAATATGATAGAGGTAGGAGAAGAAACAGGAAAGCTGGACCAAATGCTTATAAAAGTGTCGGATAACTATGATGATGAGGTGGATAGGGCAGTGGAAGCGATGGTCAGTCTTATAGAGCCTGTAATGATTGTTTTTCTGGGAGGCTCGGTTGGTTTTATTGTCATTGCCATGTTTGTGCCTTTAATAAAATTAATGCAGGGTATTGGTTAA
- a CDS encoding MBL fold metallo-hydrolase, giving the protein MIKQFIAGSCYSYVLSSDKEAFIIDPHISLLDEYNDYLKKNKLTLKFVIDTHTHADHFSLAAVLKKKHGASVLMHENAISSVADKRLKENDQVAIGSISFKVIYTPGHTDDAMSLYGEKRLFTGDILLIGSVGRTDFQNGSPESMFDTLQKLKSLPDETIICPGHDYHEVRSSTLKKEKETNPFLKETDKEAFVKNMRSKVIPKPFNIENIIRVNQKGEAAALEMISPKEALSEIEKNPQTKLLDVRSVLEFDQAHIKDAVNVPIDMIHAKINELSQSGKSYIVLCRTGNRSPMAADMLIQSGIHGVKVMHGGVTRWQKEGLPVIKGEGGVSLERQVRTIAGSLILSGILLSWFVHRGFIAIPLFVSCGLIFAGLTDNCLMGMLLMKLPYNKKLYKTKHGGGTCAAG; this is encoded by the coding sequence ATGATAAAACAGTTCATTGCCGGTAGTTGTTACTCATATGTATTAAGCTCGGATAAAGAAGCATTCATAATTGATCCTCATATAAGCTTGCTGGATGAATATAACGACTATTTGAAAAAAAATAAGCTTACGCTTAAGTTTGTTATAGATACGCATACGCATGCCGACCATTTTTCCCTGGCAGCGGTGTTAAAGAAAAAACATGGCGCTTCAGTCCTCATGCACGAAAACGCAATTTCAAGTGTAGCGGATAAACGGTTAAAAGAAAATGATCAGGTTGCTATCGGTTCCATCAGTTTTAAGGTAATCTATACACCAGGGCATACGGACGATGCAATGAGTTTATATGGTGAAAAAAGGCTGTTTACCGGTGATATTCTCTTGATTGGCAGCGTTGGCCGCACCGATTTCCAGAATGGTTCTCCCGAATCTATGTTTGATACCTTGCAGAAATTAAAGTCGCTGCCTGATGAAACCATAATTTGTCCGGGACATGACTATCATGAAGTTCGTTCATCAACTCTTAAGAAAGAAAAAGAAACAAATCCCTTTCTGAAAGAAACCGATAAAGAGGCATTTGTCAAAAACATGCGTTCGAAGGTCATCCCAAAGCCTTTTAATATCGAAAATATAATCCGTGTAAACCAGAAAGGCGAGGCTGCGGCATTAGAGATGATCTCTCCCAAAGAGGCTTTATCGGAAATTGAGAAAAACCCTCAGACTAAATTATTGGACGTGCGGTCAGTCTTAGAATTCGACCAGGCGCATATTAAAGATGCAGTCAACGTGCCTATAGATATGATTCATGCTAAAATTAATGAGCTGAGTCAATCCGGGAAAAGTTACATTGTTCTTTGCCGTACCGGTAATCGTTCTCCTATGGCTGCCGATATGCTAATACAGTCAGGTATCCATGGTGTTAAGGTAATGCACGGTGGGGTAACACGCTGGCAAAAAGAAGGATTGCCTGTTATTAAGGGCGAAGGTGGTGTATCATTGGAACGCCAGGTGAGGACAATTGCAGGAAGCCTGATATTATCAGGGATACTTCTTTCATGGTTCGTACATCGGGGGTTTATTGCCATACCGCTCTTTGTAAGCTGCGGGCTTATTTTTGCCGGCCTTACTGATAACTGCCTTATGGGGATGTTGTTGATGAAGTTGCCTTACAATAAGAAATTATATAAAACAAAGCATGGTGGTGGAACCTGTGCCGCAGGGTAA
- a CDS encoding response regulator has product MKNKQTILLVEDDIVDQMTVKRALKDINVTNPLKIANNGEKALEYLMDKEHELPGIILLDLNMPRMNGIELLKIIKDDNSIKRIPVVVLTTSREEQDRIRTFDLGIAGYMVKPVDYLQFVELIKTINLYWTLSESAE; this is encoded by the coding sequence ATGAAAAATAAACAAACAATTCTTCTTGTTGAGGATGATATTGTAGATCAGATGACAGTAAAGCGTGCACTAAAAGATATCAATGTGACTAATCCATTGAAAATAGCCAATAACGGAGAAAAGGCTCTGGAATATTTAATGGATAAAGAGCATGAGTTGCCGGGCATTATTCTCCTGGATCTGAATATGCCCAGGATGAACGGTATTGAATTATTAAAAATAATAAAAGATGATAACAGCATAAAAAGAATACCTGTCGTGGTTTTGACGACATCGAGGGAGGAGCAGGACAGAATACGTACCTTTGATCTGGGAATTGCCGGTTATATGGTGAAACCTGTTGACTATCTGCAGTTTGTTGAGTTGATTAAGACAATAAATTTATACTGGACGCTGAGTGAATCAGCAGAATAG
- the cobT gene encoding nicotinate-nucleotide--dimethylbenzimidazole phosphoribosyltransferase, translating to MKLLKHTLEHIDEVIIDPYGKIKAKFKSLAIPDGSLGRLEELATVYASVKGDITYPIKYKKIFTLAGDHGVAEEGVSAFPQQVTTQMVKNFLEGGAAINVLARHVGAKVIVVDCGVASHLETMPCLKIKKTGQGTKNMTSGPAMSWDEAIRSIEAGIELIEEELEEGLDIAGAGDMGIANTTPSSAILAVLGGLDAELVTGRGTGVDEEALRRKINTVKKAIAVNQPDARDPIDVLSKVGGYEIGGIAGLCLGAARYHVPVVLDGFISTAGALIAAAIEPKVKNYLIASHVSSEKGHKLMLNLLGKTPLLDLHLRLGEGTGAALGINLVEAGLRLLHKMATFDEAGVSEPENKC from the coding sequence ATGAAATTATTAAAACATACCCTGGAGCATATAGATGAGGTCATAATTGATCCGTATGGAAAGATTAAGGCAAAATTTAAATCGCTTGCTATACCGGACGGCAGTTTGGGAAGGCTGGAAGAGCTGGCAACGGTTTATGCCTCTGTAAAAGGCGACATAACATACCCGATAAAGTATAAGAAAATATTTACCCTGGCTGGAGACCATGGCGTTGCAGAAGAAGGGGTAAGCGCCTTTCCGCAACAGGTAACAACCCAAATGGTTAAAAATTTCCTGGAAGGAGGGGCGGCGATTAATGTGCTTGCACGGCATGTTGGAGCAAAGGTTATTGTGGTTGACTGCGGAGTTGCCTCGCATCTGGAAACGATGCCCTGTCTGAAGATCAAAAAAACAGGACAGGGCACAAAAAACATGACTTCAGGCCCCGCTATGTCCTGGGATGAAGCCATCCGTTCAATTGAGGCCGGTATTGAACTCATAGAGGAAGAACTGGAAGAAGGACTTGACATCGCCGGCGCAGGGGATATGGGGATTGCCAACACTACTCCCAGCAGCGCCATCCTTGCTGTTTTGGGAGGGCTGGATGCTGAATTGGTCACGGGAAGGGGAACAGGCGTAGATGAAGAGGCGCTCCGGAGAAAAATCAATACGGTAAAAAAGGCCATTGCAGTGAACCAACCCGACGCCAGGGATCCGATCGATGTATTATCAAAGGTTGGCGGTTATGAAATCGGAGGTATTGCCGGCCTGTGTCTTGGCGCTGCGCGTTATCACGTGCCGGTAGTTTTAGATGGATTTATTTCGACGGCAGGCGCCCTGATTGCCGCTGCAATTGAACCGAAAGTAAAAAACTATCTCATTGCCTCCCATGTTTCTTCTGAAAAAGGGCATAAACTGATGTTGAATCTCCTTGGGAAAACCCCGCTCCTGGATCTTCATTTACGATTGGGGGAAGGAACTGGAGCTGCATTGGGCATAAACCTTGTTGAGGCAGGGCTAAGACTGCTGCACAAAATGGCCACCTTTGATGAAGCAGGGGTTTCGGAACCGGAGAATAAATGTTAG
- a CDS encoding EAL domain-containing protein, which yields METIMQKILFIEDDEIDQAAFKRLVRNEGLQYDYALVGSVSDARKILHSETFDAVVLDYKLNDGVAFDILDLITGIPFIIITGTGDEEVAVRAMRAGAYDYLIKDIERNYLKMLPVVLEKAILNKKKEDHFKLVSYALMSINDSVYFTDMGNRILFVNNAFYKTYGYTNEDIIGKYCDIFLEGIATRDNSDGNLTEVSKGSWCGEIYHRNKKGNRFPVYLSRSVIKDEKERELGIVNIVRDITEKKAIEQRLKHMAHFDDLTGLPNRALFYDRLNKLLLRTKSDSRPFAVLFLDLDRFKIVNDTLGHTIGDSLLKIIARRLLQCVREEDMLARLGGDEFAVILTNINEHQNAATVARRIITCLENPFRIKKNECTIGVSIGITLYPHDGDDADTLIKNADTAMYHAKGSGRNAYKYYDKDMNAANLRQFNMENKLREAIRQEEFLLHYQPQVDMKAENIIGIEAMIRWQPPGSQMISPDKFISISEETGLIIPIGEWVLRTACRQNKAWQGMGLPSLPVSVNVSGRQFKQPNFVEIVIHILEETGLDPHFLEIELTESILMHDEVLALTRLEVLSAKGIKLAIDDFGIGYSSMRYLKRLPIHKLKIDKSFIDDIARNPNDRAISEAIITMAHSLQIKVIAEGVETEDQLKILRLLGCDEIQGYLFFKPMPSEKIVDAFPRK from the coding sequence ATGGAAACCATAATGCAAAAAATATTATTCATTGAAGATGATGAAATCGATCAGGCTGCTTTTAAACGTCTTGTCAGAAACGAGGGGTTACAATACGACTATGCTCTGGTTGGTTCTGTTTCAGATGCAAGGAAGATTTTACATTCAGAAACGTTTGATGCGGTCGTTCTGGACTACAAATTGAATGATGGTGTAGCATTTGATATCCTTGATCTGATTACCGGCATTCCCTTTATTATTATAACCGGTACAGGTGATGAAGAGGTTGCAGTCAGGGCAATGAGGGCCGGCGCCTATGATTATTTGATTAAAGACATTGAACGGAATTACCTGAAGATGCTGCCGGTAGTTTTGGAAAAGGCAATTCTGAATAAGAAAAAAGAAGATCATTTCAAACTGGTATCATATGCTCTTATGAGCATAAACGACAGCGTATATTTTACCGATATGGGAAACAGGATACTCTTTGTGAACAATGCGTTCTATAAAACTTATGGATATACCAATGAAGACATTATCGGGAAATATTGTGATATTTTTCTGGAAGGTATTGCAACCCGTGATAATTCAGATGGTAATCTGACAGAGGTCAGTAAAGGATCCTGGTGCGGTGAGATTTATCATAGGAATAAGAAAGGGAACCGGTTTCCGGTCTACCTTTCAAGATCTGTTATAAAAGACGAAAAGGAAAGGGAACTGGGCATCGTTAATATCGTGCGTGATATTACTGAAAAAAAGGCTATTGAGCAGCGTCTTAAGCATATGGCTCATTTTGATGATCTCACCGGTCTTCCCAACCGTGCTTTGTTTTACGACCGTTTAAACAAATTGCTGCTGCGGACAAAGAGCGATAGCAGGCCTTTTGCTGTTTTGTTTTTGGATTTAGACAGATTTAAAATTGTTAATGATACCCTCGGACACACAATCGGGGATTCCTTGTTAAAGATAATAGCCAGGAGATTATTGCAATGTGTGCGGGAAGAAGATATGCTGGCACGGTTAGGGGGGGATGAATTCGCCGTTATTCTCACGAATATAAATGAGCATCAGAATGCAGCAACCGTTGCCCGGAGGATAATAACCTGCCTTGAAAATCCGTTCCGTATTAAAAAAAATGAATGCACCATCGGCGTAAGTATCGGTATCACACTTTATCCCCACGATGGCGATGATGCGGACACCCTTATTAAAAACGCGGATACTGCAATGTATCATGCGAAGGGAAGCGGCAGGAATGCATATAAATATTATGATAAAGATATGAACGCTGCCAATCTGAGACAGTTTAATATGGAAAATAAACTTCGGGAGGCAATAAGGCAGGAGGAGTTTCTGTTACATTACCAGCCGCAGGTGGATATGAAGGCGGAGAATATCATTGGAATTGAGGCAATGATCCGGTGGCAGCCTCCGGGCAGCCAAATGATATCCCCGGATAAATTTATATCCATATCAGAGGAAACAGGACTCATTATACCTATTGGTGAATGGGTTTTACGCACAGCGTGCAGGCAAAACAAGGCATGGCAGGGCATGGGCCTTCCTTCCCTGCCAGTTTCTGTGAATGTATCAGGACGTCAGTTTAAACAGCCAAACTTTGTAGAGATTGTTATTCATATATTGGAAGAAACGGGGTTGGATCCTCACTTTCTTGAGATAGAACTTACCGAGAGTATTCTTATGCACGATGAGGTTCTGGCACTGACAAGACTGGAGGTGCTTTCTGCAAAAGGTATAAAACTCGCAATAGATGATTTTGGCATAGGATATTCATCGATGAGATATCTTAAACGTCTTCCCATACATAAGTTAAAAATTGACAAATCATTTATTGATGATATAGCAAGGAATCCTAACGACAGGGCGATTTCGGAAGCAATTATTACTATGGCGCACAGTTTACAAATAAAAGTGATTGCCGAAGGAGTCGAAACAGAAGATCAACTGAAAATCCTGCGTTTATTAGGATGCGATGAAATACAGGGTTATTTGTTTTTTAAACCTATGCCGTCAGAAAAGATTGTGGATGCATTTCCCCGAAAATAA
- a CDS encoding ATPase, T2SS/T4P/T4SS family: MEIKKEKTSFRKEAKRKLFGQILKDKGLITETQIQEALAIQKQKGGILGDILISLRYVTPEQIMVALSEYLGLEIVSIENMDLSHEIISMVPAAIAQLYRIIPIRYKDDALVIAQADALNFETLDDLRLVLKRPVKPVLCYKDEVTCALEKYYPKKHESVEQLLLEFEEDRSYDEFTKGEYIDIEELRKMAATTPVKKWVNLMFLDALLDKASDIHLEPLQDEFKIRYRIDGILHEKISPPKQLGIPIASRIKLISGMDISERRLPQDGRIQLNVGGTPVDLRVSTLPTKCGESIVMRLLNKSVVSLKIDTIGFSSEELKLVHQFLSKPNGIILVTGPTGSGKTTTLYAALNHLNDIGTKIITTEDPVEYDIDGIIQVPINPAIGVTFATCLRSILRQDPDIILIGEIRDEETAKIAIQASLTGHLVFSTLHTNDAPSTITRLIDLDIKPYLIAATVEAVISQRLIRRICSSCKEEYEPAEESLLELDLKKSEVEGIRFFRGKGCDCCHNTGYKGRMGIFEIMALDEEIRRLITEQASANVIRTVAKRNGMNTLRESGLTAINNGLTTIEEVVRETILA, translated from the coding sequence ATGGAAATAAAAAAAGAAAAAACAAGTTTCAGAAAAGAGGCAAAGAGAAAACTCTTCGGACAAATACTGAAGGATAAAGGTCTCATTACGGAAACCCAGATTCAGGAGGCTTTGGCTATTCAGAAACAAAAAGGTGGTATACTTGGCGATATCCTGATAAGCCTCCGTTATGTTACACCGGAACAAATTATGGTGGCTTTAAGTGAATATCTGGGGCTGGAGATCGTTTCAATTGAAAACATGGATCTGTCACATGAAATTATCAGTATGGTTCCTGCTGCTATTGCACAATTATACAGGATAATTCCCATACGTTACAAAGATGATGCCCTCGTCATTGCCCAGGCGGATGCCTTGAATTTTGAGACCCTGGATGACCTGCGTTTGGTACTGAAACGGCCTGTAAAACCTGTTCTTTGTTATAAGGACGAGGTTACCTGCGCCCTCGAGAAATATTATCCGAAAAAGCATGAATCCGTAGAACAACTGCTGCTGGAGTTTGAAGAGGATCGCTCCTACGATGAGTTTACAAAAGGTGAGTATATTGATATCGAAGAACTCAGGAAGATGGCTGCTACTACACCGGTAAAAAAATGGGTTAACCTTATGTTTCTCGATGCCTTGCTTGACAAGGCGAGCGATATACATTTGGAACCGCTCCAGGATGAATTCAAGATCCGATATCGCATTGATGGCATACTTCACGAAAAGATTTCTCCTCCAAAACAACTTGGAATACCTATAGCATCACGAATAAAACTTATTTCGGGTATGGATATTTCCGAACGGAGATTGCCACAGGATGGACGTATTCAGTTAAATGTTGGTGGAACACCAGTTGATTTGCGTGTATCCACTCTTCCTACCAAATGTGGTGAAAGCATTGTTATGCGTTTGCTGAATAAATCCGTTGTATCATTGAAAATTGATACAATAGGTTTTTCCTCTGAAGAGCTAAAGCTTGTTCATCAGTTTTTGAGCAAACCTAATGGGATAATCCTTGTAACCGGTCCCACGGGATCAGGGAAAACAACTACCCTGTATGCTGCATTGAATCATTTAAACGATATCGGCACAAAGATCATTACAACAGAAGACCCGGTTGAATATGATATTGATGGTATTATCCAGGTGCCAATAAACCCGGCTATAGGTGTAACTTTCGCGACCTGCTTAAGGTCAATTTTAAGACAGGATCCCGATATTATCCTCATCGGTGAAATACGTGACGAAGAAACTGCAAAGATTGCCATACAGGCTTCGTTAACCGGGCATCTTGTTTTCAGTACCTTGCACACCAACGATGCCCCCTCTACAATTACCCGGTTAATAGACCTTGATATTAAACCGTACCTTATCGCTGCTACCGTGGAAGCTGTTATCAGTCAACGTTTAATACGCAGGATATGTTCATCTTGTAAGGAAGAATACGAACCTGCAGAAGAGTCTTTGTTGGAACTGGATTTAAAAAAATCAGAGGTTGAGGGAATAAGGTTTTTTCGTGGCAAAGGTTGCGACTGCTGCCATAATACAGGATACAAAGGACGTATGGGTATATTCGAAATTATGGCTCTTGATGAAGAAATAAGACGATTGATAACTGAACAGGCAAGTGCAAACGTAATAAGAACTGTGGCAAAAAGAAACGGGATGAACACATTAAGAGAGAGCGGGTTAACAGCGATAAACAATGGCTTGACAACCATTGAAGAGGTTGTAAGGGAAACCATACTGGCGTAA
- a CDS encoding GspE/PulE family protein: MRTSSHMMEEILLNTGLISQTQLDKAREVQKNESITLDDAIVKLGYATYPEIFHTLALHVGLSVIDLAKVAIPPDVINLLSLQFVKKHQIVPATKMNGTVTLAVSNIPDLGLQDNLRFMLNADIRYVVVVPEDIRKAIHTYYESASTETVDVLLKELTNRKTFTGETEVEKQEELSGGVKSIEDEGPVIQLVSLIINKAIASRTSDIHVEPLSNRLRIRYRIDGVCQEADVLPKRLQDSIISRIKILANIDISEKRRPQDGRINIKYAGKEFDIRVSCLPSMYGESIVMRLLEKSAVLMDLKSLGFYGADYKRFYSIVRRPNGILLVTGPTGSGKTTTLYAVINNLNKTDTKIITAEDPVEYTIKGINQSEVNEKIGFTFSRILRTMLRQDPNVILVGEIRDLETADTAIAAALTGHLVLSTLHTNDAPSAITRLIDMGVKPFLIATSLQGVMAQRLVRRICLHCKEPVTYSRDRLTEMGFDVTNLKDFSFFKGRGCKNCNNTGYRGRVGIYELIDMNETLRDMAYRMAPADDIRKAARGMGMSTLKEDGLRRAKDGITTLEEVFIVTGIDN, translated from the coding sequence ATGAGAACTTCATCCCATATGATGGAAGAGATCTTATTAAATACCGGTTTAATCAGCCAAACGCAATTAGACAAAGCCAGAGAAGTTCAGAAAAATGAATCTATTACATTAGACGACGCGATTGTCAAACTTGGCTATGCAACCTATCCTGAAATCTTTCATACCCTTGCCCTTCATGTTGGTTTATCGGTAATTGATCTTGCCAAGGTTGCTATTCCACCCGATGTAATCAATTTACTCTCGCTGCAATTTGTTAAAAAACATCAAATCGTACCAGCAACAAAAATGAATGGCACTGTCACCCTGGCTGTGAGCAATATCCCTGACCTTGGACTTCAGGATAATTTACGGTTTATGTTAAATGCAGATATCAGATACGTAGTAGTTGTACCAGAAGATATAAGAAAGGCTATTCATACGTATTATGAGTCGGCATCTACCGAAACGGTAGATGTCCTGTTGAAAGAGCTTACCAACCGCAAGACCTTTACGGGTGAAACAGAAGTTGAGAAGCAGGAAGAATTATCCGGCGGGGTAAAATCCATAGAAGACGAAGGTCCTGTCATCCAGTTAGTTTCGTTAATTATCAACAAAGCGATTGCATCACGTACGAGTGACATTCACGTCGAACCCCTTTCCAACCGGCTGCGGATAAGGTACCGGATTGACGGTGTATGTCAGGAAGCAGACGTATTACCGAAACGGCTCCAGGATTCCATTATTTCCAGAATCAAAATACTGGCCAATATAGATATTTCTGAGAAGAGAAGGCCTCAGGACGGACGTATCAATATCAAATACGCCGGCAAGGAATTTGATATCAGGGTTTCCTGTTTACCTTCGATGTATGGGGAAAGTATCGTTATGCGCCTGCTTGAGAAATCAGCCGTTCTTATGGACCTTAAGAGTCTTGGATTCTACGGGGCCGATTATAAGCGTTTTTATTCCATCGTCAGGAGGCCAAACGGTATATTGCTGGTTACCGGTCCCACTGGCAGCGGAAAAACAACAACGTTATATGCAGTTATTAATAATCTGAATAAAACCGACACCAAGATTATCACAGCAGAAGACCCCGTGGAGTATACCATCAAAGGAATTAACCAGAGTGAGGTAAACGAAAAGATCGGATTTACCTTTTCCAGGATATTGAGAACCATGCTTCGGCAGGATCCCAACGTTATCCTTGTCGGGGAAATCCGGGACCTGGAGACGGCAGATACCGCCATTGCTGCAGCCTTGACAGGACATCTTGTTCTGAGCACCCTTCATACGAACGATGCCCCTTCTGCTATCACCAGATTAATTGACATGGGGGTAAAGCCCTTCCTTATCGCTACTTCACTACAGGGCGTAATGGCTCAGCGGCTGGTGCGAAGAATATGCCTGCATTGTAAGGAACCTGTTACCTATTCCCGTGATCGCCTGACAGAAATGGGATTTGATGTAACAAATCTGAAGGACTTCAGCTTTTTTAAGGGAAGGGGGTGTAAAAATTGCAACAATACGGGATACCGGGGGAGGGTTGGAATTTACGAACTGATAGACATGAATGAAACCTTACGCGATATGGCATACCGGATGGCTCCTGCCGATGATATAAGAAAAGCTGCCAGGGGGATGGGAATGTCAACATTAAAAGAAGATGGCCTCAGGAGGGCAAAGGACGGTATAACGACATTAGAAGAAGTATTTATCGTAACGGGAATAGATAACTAA